The sequence AGAAGAGAGACGGTTGAGCGAGTAACAAACGGAAGCGTCAATCAACGATAACCGGGAAATTCCGGTGAGAAGCCGCCGTCGCCATCGAACACGACGCGGAAAACAAAGCCGGACAACTCCGTCAAGGTGAACGCGAGCCGCCAGAAACAGAAGCCGGATATACTCGTCAAACCGACCGAGATATACCAGAGTCAACAGTCACCGAAGAAGAACGGCGACGGACAAAGCTTCATCTCATCTTTTTCTTCGTGAAGGATTTTGAGGAGAGaacgaagaagagagagagaaacttcattttttttcctcCTGATCTTAATCCATCTTGATTTTTAAAGAACAGACTTTATCTATCAAtcataaaatttgttaataataatattttatctcTCTAGTTGTCATCATTGTCAATAATGCATAATATAGAATTCCGCAGAAACGAATGATGCTAAGACAAAGATACTGCAAGATAAGGTTACGTACACATGtttgtttaatatttgttgTGGTTGTAATTAAACGAGCATGGCTTGGTTTTGTAGTCACTTGTCCCGGGAAGATTTCATCGATAATTGACGACTAAGTTATATGTTATACAGtagaatttctataaattaataatgttggaactttgaaattttattaatttatagagatattaatttacaaaagtgtttttatttagattttttattttaagatatatttattctaatataaggaaaatatctaattttaatatataaacattaattgttatttttaaaattttgacatttatattaattttattatattatttgttgtatataatatatattgcatagaatttaaatgtggttttcgatataatattattaaatctcatcaaaaaatatatgaagtgtaaagaaaatataaagataacaataggttcttacttatataaaaaaaaatatatatatataaattattaatttataattttaagagGACCATATAGttacatagaatttttttaaaaaaattatcttattaaTTTATCTATTGgtatcaaattttgaaccgaCACAAATTAGAAcctgtaaaatttattaatttatagaaattattaatttatcgaatattaatttatagaggttctactgtactTTATTTTACAGCGAGACAGTGATTCACGGCCAGCCCTAGACATGAAATATTTACCACAAGTCCCATGAagcaaaaattcaaatattttttatatataatatttttttttgtgactatgggggtgattggttaggatgtAACTGTAGAAAATTTACTTTAGAAATTAGTCTGTAGAATTTTTTGATTTAGTTTTAAGagatgtagctttaaaatttcctACAGCTAAAAAGATGaggctttagaaaataagatttatacaactactttttgtatgtttttgctgtaactttagtttttttggttgtagctttaaaaactaagataaagcatgattggtagtATTTAAGGTTGTAGATGAAAATTAAAGCTAAAATCACTTCTTAcagcccaaccaatcaccccctatATAAAGTCTtcattgttttgttgttttaatttaatgggctagataatataaaaatttagtgGGTTAGTAAATTTAGAAAATTCCATAAAACTAAAAACCTAATTCAAAAAAGGTAGgcttttcttttgataaaaaaaattcattttttattttgtttgaaaaccTCAAAATTTCAGGACCTGTCTTACAATTATtagattatattatttatttgtacttCGTTTGAATGGTTGTTATATATTACCAACATATCACTAAttctctatatattatttgataaattgtgggaatttaaaaaaaaagatttaatcaTCATAATATTATTGATTTTAGAAATAATAGATAATTGggacaaaaatattaattgaaacatgatactatttattttagaaacaaTAGATAAGAAGtgtgttaattttaaattaccATAGATACTTGGGATGACATAATtaactgaaataaaaaaaaacaattaactttaatgatcaaattttattattttcatttaaataaattaactaGAAATTTGCGTAGGAGATTCAACCAAAGCAGAACATCTATTCCAAACTTTGTCagttctagaaaaaaaaaaagagttttggaAGAAAAACGTTTGAGTTTATACATCTTTGAAAGATACTTTGTAATTGCAGTGTGTCAACCTTTCCCAACTTGCAATACTTTCAGGCACATCTTTTGAAGTAGGTTCGTTTTTAAAAAACTCATGCAACAATGTACGTTACACTTAAGCTCCCTCGGTAgcacaatatataatatagtttgtgtccttttttttttgctaaaagaaATAGTTAGCGTCTTTTGATGATACTTTGCTGAGCACATCATCATCGTATTTATGTGCAGCTGGTGAGCCTGCAAACTGTAACTAAGAAAAATCCCGTGAAACATGCCCTATTCTCCATTTTGTTTATCAAACTAcaatttattttctcttttttatcacctttttttttatctgggATCAACACTATAATGACAAAAGAGACTCTCCAGAGATTGACAACCATTTCTATGTGATGAGAAGAGGACACatcaattaatgaaaaaaaataatttgtatctaATATTATATGTAGTGATCGACTGATATGAATGTAAGTATAAcgttttcaataaataaaatgtttgtcCCTTTTTCTAATCGACACACGTTTACTAACTTTAATTAGCTCCAAAACTAACATGTTGTGCTTTGCTTGTAACGTCTCATGCAAGTATGGATTCATTAGACGTTTTAATTTAGAGTTAATTGGTCAAATTGATGTGAACCTTTAGCCGTTATAGATATAAGGGACGTTTTTCTTCACTGTTAAGAGATGGTGCTATATATGAATATGAAACATAGAAACTAACGGTTTCATCATCGTTGACCTAGCTTTCGATTTTACCTAACAGATTTCTAAACTTTTGAAAGCGCAAACTTCATTCTAGCCGGGTTCCGATGCTGCGGATTCAGTCATTTAGCTATTAGACAATTAGTGTTCATGATCTcctatgaattttttttgagcATTTTGATGCACAGTCTATGACTTATTGTCTGATCTGATCTGAACTCCTCCAGaatttatctcttttttttgtaggttctccaaaatttatctaataactaataatcacatttgCTTGCAATGCAGTTTTCATATttgatagaataaaaaaaaacaatcagaaATTATATATCGATATTGAATTATTATAAACAGTTGAATTGAAAATGATTTGGAATCATtagttaataataatatcaattacatttttttttgaactgaatcAATTACATTTTTAACCAGACAATGGTGTAGAAGTTTCAGCAGAACATCTGCTCAAAATTTTCCCAGTCCTCAAAAGAAGAATTTTGGCAACGGAGGTGAAACGTCTTAGTTGGTACAACCTGGAGCTGAACTTCGCAAATAACATGTTACAACCTTCCCCATTGTGCAATACCATGAGACAACATTCTCTCGACATAGGTTCGTTTTTAAAAAGATCAAGCAGTACTTCGTCGTCACACTTAACATCCCTCGTCTTAGCACAGTTCTTCATGAAATAGTTTGCTTCTGGTGCTGGTACACTGTTGAACGCATTAATATTGTATTCTTCTGAACCCGGGGAGCGTGCAAATGCTTCATCTAGACTGGTGTCAGGATCAATCAATGGTTTGTCGTCATTTTCCGTGGCTAAACTTGGATAAGTAGATGATATCAAAGTAGTGATTAATAGAAATCCCATGACTGATGCCTTATTCTCCATTCTTTTTTGCGTTGAAATacaatttatcttcttttttcttcttcttggttgcTTCTTTTTGGGATTGGTATCTTAGATAATATATAGTGATCGATTGATATGAATGTTATTGTAACGTttacaatttaataaaatacaagtttttttcttttctcgtCGACATGGTTTCTTTTGGTACCTTAATTAGTTCCAAAACTATCATGAGTTAACGTCTCACGTGAAGATGGGTTCATTAAAGGCAATTTATTCTATAACTTGTTAATCATAGTTTAATTAGGGATAAAGCCTAAACTAGCGGTTAAGGCCATATGTAATAACTGGTGAATGAAATTactgtttttaaatataattttgataattctgTAACTTGTTTATCATGCTTTTTGAAGCTTCACCACTTTTAaacttaaattattattttaatataaattgtaCTTCCTCTGTTCCTTCTATATCAAACTGATTcatgttttaaagttttcacatatattaataaaatattttaaattttaattataaatatattatttggtaATTAACTATTTcccataattttttaattaatagaagTTTAATAAACACAaagaattttcaaattttacaatttatcattatcagctaataaaaatattaaaatacaaaatgtaTCTTTCTGAAATAATGTTTTTTACTAAAACATGAATTATTTTGAAATAGAGAGAGTATATTACATCCAGATTTAATATTTCATCAATGTATTTGAAgtgattaagaaaatatttaatttcttacATCCACTTATAATGCAAGTATGCAACAATATGGGAATCGTGTTCTCCCTGTCTGCAATTTCTTTTCCTCAGTTTTTCATACTCATGTGTAACTTGGGCATTATACATGTGCTGAGTGCGTATCAAACATTAAAATTAGCATTTGAGTATGGTCTAGTCCAGGACATGGCCATGTTCATGTTCGTTATGGTCCAGTGAACCCCTCAGGTAAATCTATAACAGAGCAGAAAGAGAGGCCTGGAAACCAGGCAGAGAGATCATGCCTTGGACCGAGACAGGGACAGAGACAAAGGGAGACTCAGAGACAGAGATAGACTAAAAAAAATGACAACACATGTCATGTATACTGAGAAAATCTGCACTTTGTATCAGTGCAAGTAAAGTTGAAAATGCTGTAAACAAACTGAAGCATTTGCTTCAAAGTTTGTCTACAATAAGAGAACACTGTAGTAGCTATCTTCTATCAACAGAATGAACAAGAGACGCCATCTCCAAATTCCTAGCGTCTTCTTTCTCATCTCCCTCTTCTGAATCTACCCCCATGATCTCACTTGGGAGCTTAAACGTGTTCTGATCTCCCTTAGGCACAAGAAACAACACAAACAGCGGCAAAAGCCTCATCACGTTCCTAACCAAAACCGCAAGCCAAAGATTACCAAACTCAGTCCTCGTCACCTTGAGGACATGCAACAACACTCCTCCGAGCCAAGAAGAAGTCATGATCCCTGCATTGTCAATAGACATAAGCAACGCAAAGAAAGTCCCTTCTATCCCATGAGGACAAAGCTTTGAAGTGAGGACAAGCAGCGGCATCCATTTCAAACGTCCTATCATCTGAGAAACCACCTCGTCCACTACTATAAATAGATAGTCTGGTAAGCCAAACTTTAAGTTGAGACGTAGCACAAGAATGAGGTCAAGCATTCCTGATAAGGCAAAGAGAAGTTGTGTCCATAGACAAAGTCCACGGAAGGGATGGTCCTTTAGGACTAGCTGGTACAATGTAGCTCCTAGAATAGACCCAACTGAACCAATTGAGAGAATGAAACCAACTGTTTCCTGAAAAAAACCAGACAGGCTGTTACAATAGATAGCTTCCAATCTAAAACTAATTGTCCCTAAGTGGATTGTTCCAAATGTCTTATAAagtacttaaattttttttatatatatttttaatgtgagatCTTTTCTCCAATAAGGCTCTCAACATATTGACGCATATAAACAAACTAGTTGTTGTTTTAGGGAAGTACCTGAGCAAACATAGGACCATCTTTTGAATCTGTGAACCAATAGAAGAGACCTTCATGAATGTTCAAACTAAGAGCAAGTGAAATGTACATATACAGACAAGGTCTCCATACATCTGAGCACTTCATTGTCCTCCACATTGCTCTCCCTGCATCGGTAAATCTCTGGTTCACCTGAATTGTTACTAACAAAGAGTCAACAATCTCATATTGGTAGAGACTCAAGCTAGTTAAGAGAGAGTCAAGGCCAGTCTTGAGCATAGGCTAGTGAAGCATCGGCATTTGGCccccaattttttttctaaaaatgtatatacatatatgtttccaaatttgtaaaaaagaaaataatataaacgcTTACTAAATTGTATACGGGCCCCAAAATCTCAGGAAGACCGGCCCTGGAGATAGTGTAACTTTACCTGTTTGTAAGAGAAACCAGGAACATGTGACTCACTAAACACAATCCCCACCACAGATACTAAAGCATATGGCAATGTCAGCAAGCCAAACACCCCCTGATGTCAGAAAAACGAAAGACATCATTAGAGAGAAACCAACTAATGACAGAGATCAAGAACCATTATCTCGAGGGGACGTGTAAGAATATAAACTCCATTTCCGATGAgaataagtaatatatataatggATTTGGATTAATCGACCTATCATAAATTGGTTTAAAGTAAACTTATCGCTAACCTTGGAGCCAACAAGATGAACTAAGATACCACTCATGAAGTAACCAACAAGTGCACCAATGGAAGAGCTTAAGCTGCATAAACTCTGCATATCCGAAGCAAGAGCACTTTGTTTGATGCTATTGTAAGCAGTGCAAGCATCAATCGTCACATCAGCTATAGCCATCGCAGCACTTGATAACGTCATCCACATAAGCGCAAAGTAAAGGTGCAGATTACTATGAAGCGAAATGAACAGCATAGAGACCACTCCAAGGACCCCTGCCAAAATGAAGTAAGGACGTCTGTGGTAGCCAAAGATGGGGAGAACATCGGTGAGAATGCCCCAAAGAGGTTTGATGATCCATGGGATCTTGGTGATTGCGGTGAGAGCTTGAGACTCAGAGGGTTGAACTTTTTGGACGTCTTTCATGTAATACTCTGTTGCTACACGGCCCATTGAGCCGCCGAGGCCTTGGTTTATTCCGTAGAGGGAGACCACACCGAAGACAAAGCTCCAGTGAAGCTCTTTGGACAGCATCTTTATCCATCGGACTGGACCACATATTACATTACGGAAACGACTTTCTCCTTTGTCCACGTGGATGGATCCGCTGTTCTCAAGGCTTTGGTCTTCTGCTACCATAACTAGATTCAAGATTTGAAGCTTTTGATGTGGGTTTGGTCTGAAACTATGGGAAAACAGATCCAGGACCAGAGTTGACTGAACTGGATGTTCTTTGGATTGGGCTGAGCTCAGAGAAAAAGCAAATCTATGCCAAAATGATGGGATCTTTTGATGTAAGCAAGTCAGAAAGCAGAGAtttgataatcaaaaatattatatcttaGAAAACAAGAATGAACTTGGCAAACAGGAAGCTTCGTTGACTTGATTTCATATGAACAACAAATGctcattgaagaagaagaagaagatggaaagaaaataaaatgattaatgAAATATTGAAACACAGATGAGAGCGACCAAATACATCTCTTGCTAAATGTTGACCAAATACATCTCTTACTAAGAACATTCTGTCTATTTTCGACTTTGTATTTTCCAGTTTCACCTCGAATATagaaactatacattttttttattaaacaatttattcacctcgaaaagtattttttgtagttcttatttacatattttcccTTGATGGAAAAGAGAACGGATTTATAAAGTAAACTcagcaaaaagaaaatttctttttaaaaaaaatgtcataaaattattttgcatCAAAGTCACCATAACAAACCTAAAACTCACGACATCATTAAATACTTCTgacttttctctttttattctcCATAGCTAATTTGTAGATCTGTAATTAAAGTCTGAGTTAATACGTACAGTATGCACTTTCCTAAATTTCAGCATTTCCCATATCTTTCATTTTCAATGTAAAGAGACTTTGATTGAGTCGAAAGTGCAAAACCGTCCCTGAGtatacaaaaaatcaaaactattttCAAGATCAGTCGGCCACCAAAGGAACAGAACAAGCTTTGGTTTAACCTAGTATTGCTTCTTCAGGTACGTGTCTGAGTGGTGTTGGTTAAAATAGATCTTGTCACCACTACTTCTATAGCTGATTACGAAACTACCAAAAAGCCCATTTCCATTTTCTTTATATCCCAGCATCTTtgggatgttttttttttttttcaactgatttttcatattaaaaaacgtaaaggagaaaataaaagtttacaAGCAGAAAAGCTTCAGTTAATATCAAGAGCCCAgcccaaaaaaacaaacacaacccAATCAAGAATCATAAGTTAATATCAACCTAAGGCCCACTAGGAAGCATAGGAATTAACGGGAAGAGGAGGAGACGCACTCCGTAGTCGTGACGGTGAGGAGAAAAAAGACGTGCCGGTGAGGCAAAAGGGGTGGTGGAGCTAGCGATCAGAAAACAACAACAGAATCAGGACAGCCATTGCTGCATCATGACCGAGGAAGATGAGGGGTTAGCACTTCGGAGAGAGAGAATCCTGTCCCTAATTTGCCTATCAATACGTTTGATAAGCGAATCAGGTGAACGGAAAACGTTCTGGTGCAATCTTGTATTTCTTTCAGACCAAGACCAGTAGAGACAAGATTGCCAGCAAAGTAGGGAGAGGATACCAATCGGAGATCTTCGGTTTTGACGTTGAAGGTGCTCCAGTACTCTAGTCCAGTCTCTTTCCGGTTGAAATCCACACCGCCGGAAAAGGACACTCCAGATACTCCAGGTGTAAGGACATTCAAAGAAAAGGTGGTTTCGACTTTCACATTGCAGATTACAGAGCAGACAGAGGGGTGAGGTAGGAAGGCCCCAACCTATGATTCTGTCCCTAGTCGGGCACCTGTTCAGCACTAGTAGCCAAGAGAGAAAACTATGCCTCGGGATCCCTCCCTTGTTCCAGACCGTTTGGTGCCAAGGAACTGAAGCTTCATGAATCTTCAGGTGATCATACACTTGCCCAATTGAGTATTTTGTTGTAGTCTTTCCTTCAATCTCCCAGACATAATAATCATCT is a genomic window of Brassica napus cultivar Da-Ae chromosome A2, Da-Ae, whole genome shotgun sequence containing:
- the LOC106404029 gene encoding probable folate-biopterin transporter 2, with protein sequence MVAEDQSLENSGSIHVDKGESRFRNVICGPVRWIKMLSKELHWSFVFGVVSLYGINQGLGGSMGRVATEYYMKDVQKVQPSESQALTAITKIPWIIKPLWGILTDVLPIFGYHRRPYFILAGVLGVVSMLFISLHSNLHLYFALMWMTLSSAAMAIADVTIDACTAYNSIKQSALASDMQSLCSLSSSIGALVGYFMSGILVHLVGSKGVFGLLTLPYALVSVVGIVFSESHVPGFSYKQVNQRFTDAGRAMWRTMKCSDVWRPCLYMYISLALSLNIHEGLFYWFTDSKDGPMFAQETVGFILSIGSVGSILGATLYQLVLKDHPFRGLCLWTQLLFALSGMLDLILVLRLNLKFGLPDYLFIVVDEVVSQMIGRLKWMPLLVLTSKLCPHGIEGTFFALLMSIDNAGIMTSSWLGGVLLHVLKVTRTEFGNLWLAVLVRNVMRLLPLFVLFLVPKGDQNTFKLPSEIMGVDSEEGDEKEDARNLEMASLVHSVDRR